The Pochonia chlamydosporia 170 chromosome 1, whole genome shotgun sequence genome window below encodes:
- a CDS encoding translation factor, SUA5 type (similar to Cordyceps militaris CM01 XP_006671424.1) — MNTRVVAVPHSGDPLGSFDDSKDPLARLEHWHISPDAKDAVATLTPAAEYLRTKDTPVAFPTETVYGLGADATRSASVKGIYSAKGRPSDNPLIVHVSDLHMLRSLLGSQDESAIPARYKSLIKRFWPGPLTILLPNPDPSPLAPEVTAGLKSFGVRMPSSPLALTLIKLAGVPLAAPSANASTKPSPTMAQHVKDDLDGRIELILDGGSCEVGVESTVVDGLCDPPVVLRPGGVGIDELRSCPGWEDVVKAYKDQSEEGKAAPRAPGMKYKHYSPKARVVLYESSYKDGREGIVRADAEAVAAATNGDSHAVNGSGRKKVGVIRTKRWKPAAGLRCSKLELYARQNGHSQQNGYHDETSFDVYMGDLQNGQGDAIGQIFDISLGGETRGIAQGLFSALRELDRRGADIIFVDGIDDELDIAAAVMNRLRKAASETRA; from the coding sequence ATGAACACGCGGGTGGTTGCCGTCCCTCACAGCGGCGACCCTCTAGGATCATTCGACGACTCCAAAGACCCCCTGGCCAGACTAGAACACTGGCACATATCCCCAGACGCCAAAGACGCAGTCGCCACATTGACCCCAGCTGCGGAATATCTCAGAACCAAGGACACGCCAGTCGCTTTCCCTACGGAGACGGTATACGGTCTCGGCGCGGATGCCACGAGGAGCGCATCCGTCAAGGGCATCTACTCTGCAAAGGGCAGACCATCTGACAACCCGCTCATCGTGCATGTGTCCGACCTCCACATGCTGCGAAGCCTGCTTGGTTCTCAGGACGAAAGCGCCATACCAGCAAGATACAAGTCTCTGATAAAGAGATTCTGGCCTGGGCCCCTGACGATTCTTCTGCCGAATCCTGATCCGTCACCGCTGGCGCCGGAAGTGACGGCCGGTCTCAAGTCGTTTGGTGTGCGGATGCCTTCTTCGCCGCTGGCGTTGACGCTTATTAAACTTGCTGGTGTGCCGCTGGCTGCCCCTTCGGCGAATGCGTCTACCAAGCCGTCGCCAACGATGGCGCAACACGTCAaggatgatttggatggaCGGATAGAATTGATTCTGGATGGCGGGTCTTGCGAAGTCGGCGTGGAGAGTACGGTTGTGGACGGGCTGTGTGATCCTCCGGTTGTTTTGAGACCTGGAGGCGTAGGCATCGACGAGTTGAGGAGCTGTCCTGGGTGGGAggatgttgtcaaggcgTACAAGGACCAGAGTGAGGAGGGTAAGGCGGCGCCGCGGGCACCGGGGATGAAGTACAAGCATTATAGTCCCAAGGCGAGGGTCGTGCTGTACGAGTCGAGCTACAAGGATGGGAGGGAGGGTATCGTGAGGGCGGATGCGGAGGCCGTTGCGGCGGCCACGAATGGGGATTCGCACGCCGTGAACGGGagtgggaggaagaaggtcGGAGTGATAAGGACAAAGAGGTGGAAGCCTGCCGCTGGTTTGCGATGCAGTAAGCTTGAATTGTATGCGCGGCAGAATGGGCACAGCCAGCAGAACGGTTATCATGATGAGACGTCGTTTGACGTGTACATGGGGGATTtgcaaaatggacaaggGGACGCTATCGGGCAAATATTCGATATTAGTCTCGGCGGAGAGACCCGCGGCATAGCTCAGGGCTTGTTCTCTGCTCTTCGGGAACTGGATAGACGGGGCGCGGATATCATTTTTGTAGACGGCATAGACGACGAGCTGGATATAGCGGCCGCTGTGATGAACCGCCTCCGCAAGGCGGCATCCGAAACTAGAGCATAG